The DNA window CAGGGGTTGTCCAAATCACCTTCACCTTGTTGGGGCTCACTTTCCCGTTCTTAACAGCCACATCCCAGACGGGCTGACTAAGCGCACCGGCCTGGTAGGAGCCGCTCTGCACTAATGCGATGGTGGCATCGTGGCTTCCACTGAAACCGGCTTGTCCACCTGCAAATTGCTTCGGGGTCACCCCTGCTTTAGCCAAAAAATGCTGCGGCATTAAACGTCCCGACGTGGAACTTTCTGATCCAAACGTGAAGCGCTTGCCCTTCAGAGCGTTCAGACCATCAAGGCTGCTAATGGGTTTTAAACCCGCTGAAGTATTGGCAATAAAAACACTATTGAACTGTGCATCGATGGCCCGTTGTGCCAAAACCTGGGCGCCTGGCGTTTGAAGTCGAGCTTGAATACCTGTGAGTCCACCGAACCAAACAAGGTCCAAACTTCCGGTCCTAAAAGCACTCACGGCTGCTGGGTAATTGCTAACTGGCACGTACCGCACTGGAACCTTGAGTTTGTCGCTTAATTCCGCGGCAAGTTGGCCGTAACGACGATTTAAACGTTCTGGGTTTTGATCGGGGATGGCTCCGATCCGGAGTGTTGCTTGCGCGTTAGAAGGAAGGACCGTTGCGCCCTGACTGCAAAGAAGAGCCAAAAGAACAACGGCCCCTTTTTTTCGGACCCGTGTCAAAGGATTGGTCATGTTTAAAAGAATGGATTTAGGGACGAGTCAGCAATCTCTGAAACCGACTCAGCCCCTCTGAAATCGTCTCACGCGAGACGGCACAAGACAGCCTGACGCAACGATCATCGCCAAAGGCACCACCGGGAACAATCGCCAATCCTTCCTCTTCGAGGGCACGTTCGCAAAAGGCCAACGAATCGGTAATCGCATCAGGCAGGCGAGGAAACGCATAAAAGGCGCCCCTTGGGGGCACAAGCGTGATGCCTTCCATCTGTTGAAGCCCACGACAGAGCTCAGCACGCCGCGTGTTGTAGCTAGCGGCCATCTCACGGACGCAGTCCCGTGATCCCTGAAGCGCCGCCAACGCTCCACGTTGAGCGAAACTGCACACATTGCTCGTGCTTTGGCTTTGTAGGGCAGCCGCGGCCTTAATCACCGTGCTGTCACCACTGAGATACCCAAGTCGCCAGCCGGTCATGGCCCAGCCTTTGGCAAATCCGTTCACCACAAAACAACGCTGTCTGAGATCTGGAGCGACGGCAGCAAAACTGTGGTGAGATTCACCGTCTTCAAACAGATATTCATAGATCTCGTCGCTCATCACCATCAGGTTTGGATGCCTTCGCACCAGCTCTGCCAAGGCCTCGAGTTCACGGAGATCCAACACCCGACCGGTGGGATTCCCCGGTGAATTGAGCACCAAAAGCTTGGTGGCCGGTGTGATGGATTGCTCGATCAAATTCAGATCCAGTCCAAACCCATCGCTTGCTGACGACGCCACCGTGACCGGCTTCCCCCCGGCCAAGCGAACAATTTCTGGATAACTCAACCAATACGGGGCAGGGATGATGACTTCATCGCCTGGGTTCAACAGAACTTGGAACAGGTTGTAAATCGCCTGTTTGCCGCCATTGGTCACCAAGACCTGATCGGTTTGGGTGGGGATGTTGTTTTCAAGACTCAATTTCTGAGCAATGGCCGCGCGCAGCTCTGGATCGCCAGCAGCAGGGCCATACCGGGTGATGCCATCCCTGAGGGCCTGGATCGTTGCCTCAACAATGAACTCTGGCGTCCCGAAATCCGGCTCCCCTGCACTGAGGCTACAAACATCAACACCCTGTTGCTGCAGGGCTTTTGCTCGGGCGCTGATGGCAAGTGTGAGCGATGGCTGCAATGCCAAAGCTCGGTGCGAGAGAGATGGGGGGCCTGGCATCAGCACGGCACCCCCTCGATGGATGCTCGGATATGTGAAACAACATCCTGCCTGATGTGGCGTCAGTGACAACACCGATGTGCTGATGACAGCCTGGATCGAAATGTTGACCATGCCGAACATGTCAGCTGGAACGACCTCGTTGAGTTGGGTGTTGGCAGCCAAGAATCCCCAAGCGCTCGCCGAGTTTTATGCGCAAGCTCTTGGATGTACCTGCCGATCAGGACTGTCTGACCAGCACTGGATGGTGGCTCTACCAACGGGAGGAACGCTTCAGATTTATCGCCCTTCGCGTCTACGGCCTTGGCCCATTCGCGGTGCGGCCCTCGCCCCTTGTTTTCAACGGGTCGGATCCGACCATCCAGAGACTGAGCTCGGCCATTGGATCGAACAACTGGAAGCGTTGGGGGCGCGGAGGCGCGAAGCAGCGCGTCTCGAATCGTTTGGAGCGGAATGCTGGATGGAGGATCCAGAGGAGCAGCCTTTTCTCACCTTGGTGCTGCCGCAAAGGTCCGTTGGCTCATAGGGTTTTGAGCTGAGCTACCCATGCGCGTGTCCTTAGAAGACTTCGAGGCATCCTGTCTCCAGTGCCAGCGCTGCGACCTGGCAAAGGAACGCCAGCATGTGGTGGTCAGTCGCGGGCATCCTTCAGCGAGGCTGATGGTGATTGGCGAAGCGCCAGGGGCTGATGAGGATGCTCAGGGGCGTCCTTTTGTGGGGCGTTCCGGCAGGCTCCTGGACGAATGCCTGGCGGACGTCGGCCTGGATCAAGAAGAGGACGCGTATATCTGCAACTTGATCAAATGTCGGCCGCCTGGAAATCGACGCCCATCCCCAGCTGAACTCAAGGCCTGCAGACCCTGGCTGGATCGTCAAATTCGTGAGGTCAATCCGGAGATCCTGTTCATTCTTGGAGCGACTGCCACCGCAACCCTTCTCGAATGCCGCACACCGATTAGTCGCTTAAGAGGTGCTTGGACCGAATGGAACGGGCGTTATGTGATGCCGAGTTTTCATCCCTCCTACCTGTTGCGCAATCCATCGCGGGAGCCAGGGAAGCCACGCGCGTTGTTCATGGCCGATCTGACCAGTGTCAAGCACGCTTTGAACGGGGTTGTGTCAGGGTTAGCTCCAGATTCGAGCGATCCTTGATGACCGCCTCGCAGCGCTACGACACAAAGATTCATCGCCGGGTCACCCGCACGGTGATGGTTGGTGATGTGCCGATTGGAAGTGAGCATCCGATTGCGGTGCAATCGATGATCAATGAGGACACGCTGGATATCGACGGGTCGGTCGCAGGAATCCGTCGCTTGGCCGATGCCGGATGCGAAATCGTGCGGGTCACGACTCCTTCGATTGGCCATGCCATCGCGATGGGGAAAATTCGTGCAGCCTTGCGCGCTCAGGGATGCAACATCCCACTCGTGGCTGATGTCCATCACAACGGCACGCGCATCGCCTTAGAAGTTGCCAAGCACGTCGACAAAGTGCGCATCAACCCTGGGTTGTTCGTTTTCGACAAACCGGATCCCGAACGCCAGGAGTTCAGCCAAGAAGAGTTTGATGCGATTGGAGATCGGATCAAGGAAACGTTTGCTCCTCTCGTGCGGGTGCTGAAAGAGCAGAACAAGGCCTTGCGGATTGGAGTGAATCACGGCTCCTTGGCTGAACGCATGCTGTTCACCTATGGAGATACCCCCCAAGGCATGGTCGAATCGGCCATGGAATTCGTGCGGATCTGCGATTCACTCGATTTTCACAACATCGTGATTTCGATGAAGGCATCGCGTGCGCCCGTGATGCTGGCGGCCTACCGACTCATGGCCGACACCATGGATCGGGAAGGGTTCAACTACCCCCTGCACTTGGGCGTCACCGAAGCAGGTGATGGTGACTATGGACGAATCAAGAGCACGGCCGGAATCGCAACCCTGCTGGCGGAAGGACTCGGAGACACCATCCGCGTCTCCCTAACAGAAGCGCCAGAGAAGGAAATCCCTGTGTGCTTTTCGATCCTGCAGGCGCTTGGAATCCGAAAGACGATGGTCGAGTACGTGGCCTGTCCGAGCTGCGGTCGCACTTTGTTTAATCTTGAGGAGGTCCTTCATCAGGTCCGAAACGCCACCTCTCATCTCACCGGTCTAGACATTGCTGTGATGGGTTGCATTGTGAATGGTCCTGGCGAGATGGCCGATGCTGACTACGGTTATGTGGGCAAAGGGCCTGGGGTGATCGCTCTCTATCGCAACCGCGATGAGATCCGAAAAGTCCCCGAGTCGGAGGGTGTAGCAGCCTTGGTTCAGTTGATCAAAGACGACGGTCGCTGGGTTGAACCCGACTGATGTCGTTAAGGTGCTGAAAAGGTCCTAGTGGACGGCATGCGCGCTAAAAAATTCGGCATCAAGGTCACGCAACGTCGCGGCTGGTTTGTGGCTCTGGGCGCAGGGGCTGTCACAGCTGCCGTGGTTGTGGCCAATCCTGGGTTGGGTTTGCCAAGCACGACTTCGTCGTCCATCACCAACAGCCCGAAAGAGGTGATTGATCAGGTATGGCAGATCGTCTATCGAGATTTCCTGGATTCATCGGGAGGTTATGACCTCGATCAGTGGTCCATTCTTCGAAAGGATTTGCTCTCCAAGTCTTATGCCGGAACCGCGGAATCCTATGAAGCGATTCGCGGCATGTTGGCGAGTCTTGATGACCCCTACACCCGATTCCTAGACCCGAAAGAGTTCAAGGAAATGCAAATCGACACATCAGGTGAATTAACCGGTGTCGGCATTCAAATTTCACTGGACAAAGACACCAAAGAGATCGTGGTGGTGTCGCCAATCGAAGGCACACCGGCCTCAAAAGCCGGGGTCCAACCCAAAGACGTGATCGTTTCGATTGATGGTCAACTCACCAAGGGGATGACCACGGAAGATGCGGTGAAGCTCATTCGTGGAACGGAAGGAAGCAACGTCGTCCTGGGCTTGCGCAGGAATGGCTCCATCATCGACGTGCCCCTCGTGCGGGCGCGGATCGAAATTCAGGCCGTTGACAGTCAGCTCAACACCAGTGCCAATGGCACCAAGGTGGGTTACATCCGCCTGAAGCAGTTCAATGCCAATGCATCGAAAGAGATGCGTGCCGCGATTCGCGAGCTTGAGAAGCAAGGATCACAGGGTTACGTCCTTGATTTGCGCAGCAATCCCGGAGGGTTGCTTGAAGCCAGCGTCGACATTGCGCGTCAGTGGCTGGATGAAGGCACGATTGTCAGCACTAAAACCCGTGAGGGCATTCAGGACGTGCGCCGCGCCACAGGGAATGCCTTAACCGACCGTCCCGTCGTGGTGTTGGTGAACGAAGGCTCAGCGAGTGCCAGCGAAATTCTTTCAGGCGCTCTACAAGACAACGAGCGCGGGCTTCTGGTGGGCCAGAAAACGTTTGGGAAAGGACTCGTGCAATCCGTGCGCGGGCTCTCTGACGGATCTGGAATGACCGTCACGATTGCCAAATACCTCACACCCAAGGGCACCGACATCCACAAAAACGGCATTCGCCCGGATGTTGCGGTGGAGATGAGTGAGAAAGAAATTAAAACCCTCACTGTTGAACAGTTAGGGACCAACAAAGATGGGCAGTACCGCGTCGCGGAAACCACCCTGCTCAAAGCCTTGCAAGCTCCGAAAACAGGAAAAACCTATCAACCAGGAGCGGCCAACCTTCAGTCGGCACTTCAGCGATAAGGGGCTAATCCAAACCCTTCGCGTTCACTTCGATTGCCTTGCGATTGGTTGCCTCCATAACGCGAGTCTCCATAGCGATTGCCTCCATAGCGAGTGCCTCGGTGGGTTGCTGGAATCGTGGCTGTCCGGGCTGGGGCCGCCTGGCGCGCCCTCTGGACAAGCGCATTGCAACCCCCCGCCGATTCAATCGCCTCATCCACGCTGCTCACCGGAATGCGTTGGCCCCAACTGCGAGGCCATCCCCAGGTTTGGCCTTGACGTTCCAACAGCGCGACCGCCTCTCCATGTCCGATCGAACCTGATCGCATCAAACAGGTGGTCGTTGCCAAGGTGGCAACCTGAAGGTTGGGCGCTTGAGACGAACGCGTGGGATACACAGGGCGGCTCTGGCGACCCACGGGAAAGGGCATCGAGGGAATGTTGAGCGGCCTTTGCGCGAGTCCGCCGCCTCCAGACATTTGCCCAAGGGCTGCCATCGCTAATTGGAGAAGAAGATTATTCATCAGTCGGTTGGTCTTGGTAAGTAAGGGAGATGGTCTTAAACGCGAACGGTTGAGCCGCAGTAGCGATCGAAGAGCTTCAGGACATCATTCGCGGGAAGCTTGGCCGTATAACGAGCCTCAAGTTCTGCCAGATGCTGACTACGGGGATACGCCCTAATCGATTTCCATTCCTGCGGTGTTTCTCGTCTTAAAACGCGAGACATCATCCGATGTTGGCTGGGAAGGGTGATCGATCCACCGGCGCAGCTCTGCATTCTGTGAGTCGCTTCGTGAGCCAGGGTGTTCCAAACTTGTGCTGCATTTCGGTGGGTGCGACACACAATCAAGATGTCATTTTTGGGGTGGTAAGCCCCCTGCAACCCCCGGGTCGAGCAATCGCGTTGAAGCACCCTGACGCCATGGGAGGTGAGCTTGCTGCGCAAGGCATCAACCGCTTCCCACGATTGAGCGCGCACAGGTGCTGTTCCCAGCAGCGCAGGTGTGAAGCAAGCAATCAAGGTCCATCGTTGAACCTGGCGTCGAACCTGGCGTTGAAACTGATTCAGCGGCTTTGGCATGGTCCGCTCTCGGGGCACCTCACCAGAGTCAGGCATCAACGCATAAAAAAAATCACCCAAATGGGTGATTCCTGTGACTAGATGTGAGCGAGGGGTCGCTCAGGCAACAGGCTGCATCAAGCCACCGCCTGGAGACGAGTCGTCGTCATCGTTTTCCGTATCGTTCTGCCACAAAGCAAAAATTCCGAGGGCGGCTGCACCAACCAAACTGCCTAGGAGACCGAGGGAACTTCCCGTTGCAATCGGATCGATGAATTCGGCCACGGGGTATCACGTCGTATGGTCACATGGTAACGAAGGATTGCGAAATGTGTTGGGCTTTCTCATTTTTCCAGCGCAAGCGCGAGCTCAAACCCTCAAAACAGCCTCGTTCCGTTCTTTTTGCTGTTGGTCGCGCTGCTCAGGCGTCAATCCATCCGTATCCGGAATCTGTGATGCCATCTGCTCTAGCCAACCTTTGAGCTCATCCAATTGCCGATCCATGGGCAGGACGCCGAGGCCTCGTGCCAGGACCTTGGCAACGCTTCCACTTCCTGCCTGGTACACAAGTCGTCCATGGAGATGTTGGGGCAAACCCTGACGAAGCAGACGAAAAGCAGGTTCCTCCATCGGTGTTTCGAGGGCAATATTTGGTTTTTCAGGGCGAATCCGCGCAAATCCGCAGCGTTTCGCCAGCAGCTTGAGTTCCATCAGCTGCAACAGGGATTGAACCGGTCCAGGCAGGGCCCCATAGCGATCGGCCCAACCTGCCGCCAGTTCCACCAGGGCTTCTGAACTAAGGCACTCGGATGCAGCTCGATACGCAGACATTTTCTCGTCGGCATCGACGATCCAGTCCGCTGGAATAAAGGCAGTGACCTGTAGATCCACCTGCGTGTCGTCCACAGCTGGAATGTCTTGTCCCTGTATTTCTGCCAGTGACTCTTGCAACATCTCCATGTAGAGATCGAAGCCAATCGCCTCCATTTGTCCGCTTTGCTCCACACCGAGCAAGTTGCCCACTCCTCGTATCTCCATATCGCGCATCGCCAATTGGTACCCACTGCCGAGCTGAGCGAATTCCTGGATGGCGCGTAAGCGCTGACGCGCCGCTTCACTGAGCGAGGCATCTCCGGGGTAAAACAACCAGGCATGGGCTTGGACGCCGCTGCGGCCGACGCGGCCCCTGAGCTGATACAGCTGAGCAAGTCCAAACCGGTGGGCATCCTCAATCAGGATCGTGTTGACACGCGGAATGTCGAGACCGCTCTCCACGATCGTGGTGCAAAGCATGACGTCGGCTTCCCCACCGTTGAACGCCACCATGGCGCTCTCGAGCTCGCCTTCAGCCATTTGTCCATGGGCGACGAGGAGCTTGAGGCCGGGAAGCATCTCACGAAGCTTGCCTGCGACGTCCTCGATCCCTTCCACACGGGGCACCACATAAAACACTTGACCACCACGATCCAGTTCTTGGCGAATGGCGCTGCGCACGGCCTCATCATCCAGAGCCGCTAGGTGGGTTTTGATCGGACGGCGCAAGGGTGGTGGAGTGGTAATCAAGCTCATCTCACGCACGCCAGACAAGCTCATGTAGAGGGTTCGCGGGATGGGTGTCGCCGAGAGCGTCAAAACATCCACGTCCTTGCGCAAGGCCTTGATTTTTTCCTTTTGGTTCACCCCAAACCGTTGTTCCTCATCCACCACCAACAAACCAAGCTTGTCGAAGGCGGTGTTCTTGCTGAGCAGCTGGTGCGTGCCCACCACGGCATCGATGGTGCCCGTTTTCAACTCCTCAAGAATCGTCTTGCGCTCACCTGCCGTACGGAAACGATTGAGAAGGGCCACCTTGATTGGATAGGGGGCAAAGCGTTCCGAAAGCGTGCGCCAATGCTGTTGCGCTAACACCGTTGTGGGAGCCAACATCGCCACTTGTTTGCCAGCGGTGATCGCTTTGAAAATCGCTCGGATGGCCACCTCCGTTTTCCCGAAGCCCACATCACCACAGACCAACCGATCCATCGGCTCTGGTTTCTCCATGTCGCGCTTGACATCCACCGTGGCCTTGAGCTGGTCAGAGGTTGGCTCGTAGGGGAAGGAATCCTCAAGTTCAACCTGCCAAGGCCCATCGATCGGGAAGGCAAACCCTGCCGCTTGGTGGCGTTCGGCGTACAGCTTCACCAAATCAAGCGCAACTTTGCGAACCGCCTTGGAGGCCCTCTCCTTCGCCTTCACCCAAGCGGAGCCACCCATCTTGCTGAGCTGCGGCGGTGTATCGCTATTGGCGCGAAACCGTCCCAGGCTTCCGAGCTGATCGGCAGCCACTCGCAAGATGCCATCGGAATACTGAACAACGAGGTAATCGCGAACCTCGCCACTAATCGCTAATTTTTCGAGCTTTTTAAATCGACCAATTCCATGGTTGCGATGCACCACGAAATCCCCTTGCTGCATCTTGTTGGGGTCAACGGTGCGGCTCGCGGCTTTGCGGCGCCGACGCACGTAACCGCTGCTCGTGAGCGACTGCTGTCCGAAAAATTCGCGATCGGTCAGCAGAACCACCCTCCAGGCGGGAAGCTGCAGCCCTTCGAGCTCGGCGGTTCCTCGCGTTTTCAAGGCCACAGGTGTGCCCTGCTCCATCAAGCGATCGATCGCTTGTGTGTCCGCTGCATTGGGTACGAAGCGGGTGATGCAGTCGTGTTCCTCCAGCAAAGCCACAGCACGGCTGGGCTGCGCTGACAACAACCAAACAGCCTGACGCTCCCGTTGGTGCTGTTTGATCATTTGGCCGAGTTTTCCAAATTGATTGGGGTAAGACGGAACCGGTCGACTGGCGAGATCAAACGCATTGGGGTGGCTGTCCTGTTCCTGAAGTTCTGCCAGGTCGAAGCCAGCAAACGCTTCGGCAAGCTCCATCGCCTCCTTGATCGGGCGATGCAAAACAGGAATGGGCACGGGAAGCTCTGCGTGCTGCTCTTCGGCGTGATCAAGCCACTGCTGACCATGGGCGCTGCCATGACGACGCTCATCGATGGCGATGCAGCACTTGGCAGGCAAATAATCGAGGAGGGAAGCAGGGGTCTGCCAAGCCAATCCCATCAATCGACGCATCCCCTCAGGGGTTCCGCCCTCCAACAACTCCGTGATTTGCGCCTCACTCAGCAACTGGTCAAGATCGTCAGGAACCTGCTCGCGCAGACGTTCAGCGATGAGGGGACTGAAGCCGGTGGGGGTGAGCTTGAGCGTGTCGACGGTGTCGAGGGAGCGCTGGCTGGCCGGGTCAAATTCACGAAGCTTGTCGAGTTCATTGCCGAAGAACTCCAAGCGCACGGGGAGCTCACTACTCACGGGATAGACGTCAACGATGTCGCCACGACGGCTCCATGTGCCTTCCTGATCAATGGTCGAAACGCGCTCGTAGCCAAGCTGGCTTAGGTAGGTCGATAGCTCTTCGAGATCCACAACATCGCCTTTCTTCAAAGCCCGGCAATGCTCTGCCAAGGCCTGCGGAGGCGGCAAGTGGGGCTGCAAGCAACGCTCTGTGGCCACGATCGCGACGTCGCTTTTGCGGCTGTCTGTTTGAAGTTCGCTTAACACCTGGAGCTGGCCCCAAGTGATTTCGGTGGTGGCATCGAAGGGTTCGTAAGGAGACCCTTCACTGGTGGGATAAAGCTGGGCGCTAGACCAGCCCATCAGCTCCAACAAAGCTGCCCAACGTCCGGCCTCTTCCAGGGTGGGAACAACCACCAACAGGGGCTGATCCATCCGACGAGCCAGCGCACTAGCCACCAAGGCCCGAGCAGCTCTGCCAGCTCCGCGCATCAACAACCGCTGGTCCCGTTGGGCTCGTTCGCACAACTCACCGCTCAGCGCTGAGGTCTGCAGCAGACGCACCAAAGAGCTGAGGGGCATGGCAGAACAACTTTCGGCAACGCATGATTCTGTCAAGAACGAGGCCCCAGATGCAGGATTTCCTCCCTTTACCTTTGCCTTTGCCTCCTAAATGAATCGCTGCATTAATACAAAAGAGTATTTAGTGGTTTTCACAAACAAAGAAAATTTCCAACATCAACTTAACTCTCTATTCGAGATCAACCAAATAAAGCACCTGCATCAACTCGAAGAGCTGGCACGACTTGCAGGCAGAGCCCTTAAAGAGCGTGACACGAAAGGACACCAAGATGCTGATACAAGATGATAAGCAGCAGAA is part of the Synechococcus sp. WH 8016 genome and encodes:
- a CDS encoding putative selenate ABC transporter substrate-binding protein; the encoded protein is MTNPLTRVRKKGAVVLLALLCSQGATVLPSNAQATLRIGAIPDQNPERLNRRYGQLAAELSDKLKVPVRYVPVSNYPAAVSAFRTGSLDLVWFGGLTGIQARLQTPGAQVLAQRAIDAQFNSVFIANTSAGLKPISSLDGLNALKGKRFTFGSESSTSGRLMPQHFLAKAGVTPKQFAGGQAGFSGSHDATIALVQSGSYQAGALSQPVWDVAVKNGKVSPNKVKVIWTTPAFGNYHWVARPNLDQRFGKGFTSKLQQSILGLTPTSKRQKTILELFAAKRFIPAQESQYQPIEQVGRQLGKIR
- a CDS encoding pyridoxal phosphate-dependent aminotransferase, with the protein product MPGPPSLSHRALALQPSLTLAISARAKALQQQGVDVCSLSAGEPDFGTPEFIVEATIQALRDGITRYGPAAGDPELRAAIAQKLSLENNIPTQTDQVLVTNGGKQAIYNLFQVLLNPGDEVIIPAPYWLSYPEIVRLAGGKPVTVASSASDGFGLDLNLIEQSITPATKLLVLNSPGNPTGRVLDLRELEALAELVRRHPNLMVMSDEIYEYLFEDGESHHSFAAVAPDLRQRCFVVNGFAKGWAMTGWRLGYLSGDSTVIKAAAALQSQSTSNVCSFAQRGALAALQGSRDCVREMAASYNTRRAELCRGLQQMEGITLVPPRGAFYAFPRLPDAITDSLAFCERALEEEGLAIVPGGAFGDDRCVRLSCAVSRETISEGLSRFQRLLTRP
- a CDS encoding VOC family protein, with product MLTMPNMSAGTTSLSWVLAAKNPQALAEFYAQALGCTCRSGLSDQHWMVALPTGGTLQIYRPSRLRPWPIRGAALAPCFQRVGSDHPETELGHWIEQLEALGARRREAARLESFGAECWMEDPEEQPFLTLVLPQRSVGS
- a CDS encoding uracil-DNA glycosylase, coding for MRVSLEDFEASCLQCQRCDLAKERQHVVVSRGHPSARLMVIGEAPGADEDAQGRPFVGRSGRLLDECLADVGLDQEEDAYICNLIKCRPPGNRRPSPAELKACRPWLDRQIREVNPEILFILGATATATLLECRTPISRLRGAWTEWNGRYVMPSFHPSYLLRNPSREPGKPRALFMADLTSVKHALNGVVSGLAPDSSDP
- the ispG gene encoding (E)-4-hydroxy-3-methylbut-2-enyl-diphosphate synthase is translated as MTASQRYDTKIHRRVTRTVMVGDVPIGSEHPIAVQSMINEDTLDIDGSVAGIRRLADAGCEIVRVTTPSIGHAIAMGKIRAALRAQGCNIPLVADVHHNGTRIALEVAKHVDKVRINPGLFVFDKPDPERQEFSQEEFDAIGDRIKETFAPLVRVLKEQNKALRIGVNHGSLAERMLFTYGDTPQGMVESAMEFVRICDSLDFHNIVISMKASRAPVMLAAYRLMADTMDREGFNYPLHLGVTEAGDGDYGRIKSTAGIATLLAEGLGDTIRVSLTEAPEKEIPVCFSILQALGIRKTMVEYVACPSCGRTLFNLEEVLHQVRNATSHLTGLDIAVMGCIVNGPGEMADADYGYVGKGPGVIALYRNRDEIRKVPESEGVAALVQLIKDDGRWVEPD
- a CDS encoding S41 family peptidase — protein: MRAKKFGIKVTQRRGWFVALGAGAVTAAVVVANPGLGLPSTTSSSITNSPKEVIDQVWQIVYRDFLDSSGGYDLDQWSILRKDLLSKSYAGTAESYEAIRGMLASLDDPYTRFLDPKEFKEMQIDTSGELTGVGIQISLDKDTKEIVVVSPIEGTPASKAGVQPKDVIVSIDGQLTKGMTTEDAVKLIRGTEGSNVVLGLRRNGSIIDVPLVRARIEIQAVDSQLNTSANGTKVGYIRLKQFNANASKEMRAAIRELEKQGSQGYVLDLRSNPGGLLEASVDIARQWLDEGTIVSTKTREGIQDVRRATGNALTDRPVVVLVNEGSASASEILSGALQDNERGLLVGQKTFGKGLVQSVRGLSDGSGMTVTIAKYLTPKGTDIHKNGIRPDVAVEMSEKEIKTLTVEQLGTNKDGQYRVAETTLLKALQAPKTGKTYQPGAANLQSALQR
- the mfd gene encoding transcription-repair coupling factor, which produces MPLSSLVRLLQTSALSGELCERAQRDQRLLMRGAGRAARALVASALARRMDQPLLVVVPTLEEAGRWAALLELMGWSSAQLYPTSEGSPYEPFDATTEITWGQLQVLSELQTDSRKSDVAIVATERCLQPHLPPPQALAEHCRALKKGDVVDLEELSTYLSQLGYERVSTIDQEGTWSRRGDIVDVYPVSSELPVRLEFFGNELDKLREFDPASQRSLDTVDTLKLTPTGFSPLIAERLREQVPDDLDQLLSEAQITELLEGGTPEGMRRLMGLAWQTPASLLDYLPAKCCIAIDERRHGSAHGQQWLDHAEEQHAELPVPIPVLHRPIKEAMELAEAFAGFDLAELQEQDSHPNAFDLASRPVPSYPNQFGKLGQMIKQHQRERQAVWLLSAQPSRAVALLEEHDCITRFVPNAADTQAIDRLMEQGTPVALKTRGTAELEGLQLPAWRVVLLTDREFFGQQSLTSSGYVRRRRKAASRTVDPNKMQQGDFVVHRNHGIGRFKKLEKLAISGEVRDYLVVQYSDGILRVAADQLGSLGRFRANSDTPPQLSKMGGSAWVKAKERASKAVRKVALDLVKLYAERHQAAGFAFPIDGPWQVELEDSFPYEPTSDQLKATVDVKRDMEKPEPMDRLVCGDVGFGKTEVAIRAIFKAITAGKQVAMLAPTTVLAQQHWRTLSERFAPYPIKVALLNRFRTAGERKTILEELKTGTIDAVVGTHQLLSKNTAFDKLGLLVVDEEQRFGVNQKEKIKALRKDVDVLTLSATPIPRTLYMSLSGVREMSLITTPPPLRRPIKTHLAALDDEAVRSAIRQELDRGGQVFYVVPRVEGIEDVAGKLREMLPGLKLLVAHGQMAEGELESAMVAFNGGEADVMLCTTIVESGLDIPRVNTILIEDAHRFGLAQLYQLRGRVGRSGVQAHAWLFYPGDASLSEAARQRLRAIQEFAQLGSGYQLAMRDMEIRGVGNLLGVEQSGQMEAIGFDLYMEMLQESLAEIQGQDIPAVDDTQVDLQVTAFIPADWIVDADEKMSAYRAASECLSSEALVELAAGWADRYGALPGPVQSLLQLMELKLLAKRCGFARIRPEKPNIALETPMEEPAFRLLRQGLPQHLHGRLVYQAGSGSVAKVLARGLGVLPMDRQLDELKGWLEQMASQIPDTDGLTPEQRDQQQKERNEAVLRV